From Glycine max cultivar Williams 82 chromosome 11, Glycine_max_v4.0, whole genome shotgun sequence, the proteins below share one genomic window:
- the LOC100809133 gene encoding uncharacterized protein, which produces MITLFLYSKRYLIQLMDSAPSSSWLQAFSFLALVWLFNCGCVHGASPAVKVGNFSKVEDAGNFHIYYGQTFKVIKNSADGQSYLLLQNNSRIASRTKYCTSRIKSFVIPLSNYSVDTTFFPVSFVELLGLVESLKGITSDYVASPCVLKLYQGGQLEMFNNSDYQKLAEFSSYFLSDTDQQPACNFATFVPFMEDTPLQRAEWIKFMGAFANVEARANQVYTAVKVNYLCLAKVATTRTTFKPTVAWMRYKNGLWSFTQEKYQLKYVQDAGGEILGANKNTYNVSDPDDLEEFHAILCTAEVVIDETLTSDPVNYTMSAFIQNLNVEDRSCFSFISNTSLWRYDKRVYNSVALDWYNGAVSQPQLALADLIEVLFPTGNYTMTYFRNIAKGEVPINIGPEMCDRDTSTAMEPTIVACG; this is translated from the exons ATGatcacattatttttatatagcAAGAGGTACCTCATTCAGCTCATGGATTCAGCTCCTTCTAGTTCTTGGCTGCAAGCCTTCTCCTTCTTAGCATTGGTTTGGTTATTTAACTGTGGATGTGTCCATGGAGCCTCCCCAGCAGTGAAAGTAGGTAACTTTTCAAAGGTGGAAGATGCTGGAAACTTCCACATCTACTATGGCCAGACCTTCAAAGTCATTAAGAATTCTGCTGATGGCCAGAGCTACCTTCTTCTCCAG AATAATTCAAGGATTGCATCAAGGACTAAATATTGCACATCAAGAATCAAATCATTTGTCATTCCATTGTCAAACTATTCTGTTGATACAACTTTTTTTCCGG TCTCCTTTGTAGAG CTTTTAGGTTTAGTGGAGAGCTTGAAAGGCATAACCTCAGACTATGTGGCTTCTCCATGTGTGTTGAAACTGTATCAAGGAGGACAGCTAGAAATGTTCAATAATAGTGATTACCAAAAGCTTGCAGAGTTCTCTTCATACTTTCTTAGTGACACTGATCAGCAGCCAGCTTGCAATTTTGCAACTTTTGTTCCATTTATGGAAGATACTCCTTTGCAG AGAGCAGAATGGATCAAATTCATGGGAGCTTTTGCAAATGTTGAAGCTAGAGCCAATCAAGTCTATACAGCA GTTAAGGTGAACTATTTGTGCTTGGCTAAAGTTGCCACAACTAGGACAACATTCAAGCCAACGGTAGCTTGGATGAGGTATAAAAAT GGTCTTTGGTCTTTTACACAGGAAAAGTATCAATTGAAG TACGTGCAAGATGCAGGCGGAGAGATTTTGGGTGCCAACAAAAACACTTACAATGTCTCTGATCCTGATGACTTGGAGGAATTTCATGCCATCCTATGT ACTGCGGAAGTAGTCATTGATGAAACACTAACATCTGATCCAGTCAACTACACCATGTCAGCATTTATCCAAAATCTAAATGTTGAAGATCGTTcttgtttttcctttatttcAAACACAAGTCTATGGAGATATGACAAAAGGGTTTATAATTCTGTAGCTCTTG ACTGGTATAATGGAGCTGTGTCCCAACCTCAATTGGCACTAGCAGATCTTATTGAAGTTTTATTTCCCACTGGAAATTACACAATGACATATTTTAGGAACATTGCAAAG GGAGAAGTACCTATAAACATTGGTCCCGAAATGTGTGATAGGGACACATCCACAGCAATGGAGCCTACCATAGTAGCATGTGGATGA
- the LOC102667563 gene encoding uncharacterized protein, translating to MNKRPRSYDANDEANPRRSPPNTQFRSTINSTAAAANALNATLTVYKEQLISNLKQNIDKPPPIGLTLQESTIKSIEDTVNASYERKRKSAPLIPNDLRADIFPATGLRIGEYKFLATHKGTLMVGFYYATKRLAWEIFDIHGGIKYKIEVPWQNILAMRAIIEENKHGILQIKLAKAPTFFRHIDPPNPRSHPKWEPSNDFTGGHALKHQVHSLGFPPGDLDKYYRKLIQHDNRLLQLSQVSFSK from the exons ATGAACAAGAGGCCACGTTCTTACGATGCCAATGACGAAGCCAATCCACGACGAAGCCCTCCGAATACTCAGTTTCGAAGCACGATTAATAGCACTGCTGCAGCAGCGAATGCTCTGAACGCAACACTAACAGTATAT AAAGAGCAGCTCATCTCGAATTTGAAGCAGAATATCGACAAACCGCCACCGATCGGATTGACACTACAAGAGTCTACAATCAAATCAATAGAGGATACCGTGAATGCTAGttatgaaagaaaaaggaaaagtgcACCTTTAATACCTAATGATTTACGGGCTGATATTTTTCCTGCTACTGGTCTTAGGATTGGAGAATATAAG TTTTTGGCTACACATAAAGGTACTTTGATGGTTGGATTTTACTATGCTACAAAAAGACTTGCCTGGGAGATATTTGATATACATGGTGGGATTAAGTACAAGATTGAAGTACCATGGCAGAACATTTTGGCCATGCGAGCCATTATAGAAGAAAATAAGCATGGAATTCTTCAAATTAAG CTGGCTAAGGCACCCACATTCTTTCGCCACATTGATCCACCAAATCCACGAAGTCATCCTAAATGGGAGCCATCAAATGACTTCACGGGAGGTCATGCTTTGAAACACCA GGTACATTCCCTTGGTTTTCCTCCAGGAGATCTTGACAAATACTATCGGAAACTGATACAACATGATAATCGGTTATTACAGTTGAGCCAAGTATCATTTTCGAAATAA
- the LOC100809674 gene encoding sucrose synthase 5: MASSPLLTGKELVTNDMPDNAMRPSWYHVKRCFAKYIEKGRRIMKLHDLMEEMELVIDNNNERNQVLEGNLGFLLSCTQEAAVDPPYVAFAVRPNPGVWEFVRVSSEDLSVEPISSTDYLKFKESVYDEEWANDENSFEADFGAFDFPIPNITLPSSIGNGLHFVSKFLTSRFSGKLTKTQPIVDYLVSLNHQGESLMISDTLSSAAKLQLALMVADGHLSALPKDAPYQDFEPKLKEWGFERGWGDTAGRVKETMGTLSEILQAPDAVNLEKFFSRVPTIFNVVIFSIHGYFGQADVLGLPDTGGQVVYILDQVRALEAELLLRIKQQGLNVKPQILVVTRLIPDAQGTKCNQELEPIIDTKHSNILRVPFHTDKGILRQWVSRFDIYPYLERFTKDATVKILNLMDGKPDLIIGNYTDGNLVASLMANKLRITQGTVAHALEKTKYEDSDVKWKELDPKYHFSCQFMADTIAMNASDFIITSTYQEIAGSKDRPGQYESHAAFTLPGLCRVVSGINVFDPKFNIAAPGADQSVYFPYTDKVKRLTQFFPAIEDLLYSKVDTNEHIGYLENRRKPIIFSMARFDVVKNLTGLVEWYGNNQRLRKMVNLVIVGGFFDPLKSKDREEMTEIRKMHDLVAKYQLKGQFRWIAAQTDRYRNGELYRFIADTKGAFVQPALYEAFGLTVIEAMNCGLPTFATNQGGPAEIIVDGISGFHIDPHNGEESSNKIADFFEKCLQDSAHWNRISAAGLQRINECYTWKIYANKMLNMGSSYTFWRRVNNEQKEAKQRYIKMFYNLMYKNLVKTVPVPNHEPQQPQPVVSKKQSVKKQGTSKRSQSGLQSLFGA, encoded by the exons ATGGCTTCTTCACCGCTCTTGACAGGCAAAGAATTGGTAACCAATGACATGCCTGATAATGCAATGAGGCCAAGTTGGTACCATGTGAAGAGGTGCTTTGCTAAGTACATTGAGAAGGGGAGAAGGATTATGAAACTTCATGACTTGATGGAAGAAATGGAGCTTGTCATAGATAACAACAATGAGAGGAATCAAGTGTTGGAGGGGAACCTTGGCTTCTTATTGAGTTGTACACAG GAAGCTGCTGTTGATCCACCTTATGTTGCCTTTGCAGTAAGGCCAAATCCTGGAGTTTGGGAATTTGTAAGAGTGAGCTCTGAAGATCTTTCAGTTGAACCTATATCCTCCACAGATTACCTCAAATTCAAGGAAAGTGTGTATGACGAAGAATG GGCAAACGATGAAAACTCATTTGAAGCAGATTTTGGAGCATTTGATTTCCCTATTCCAAACATAACCCTGCCTTCTTCAATTGGAAATGGACTCCATTTCGTTTCAAAGTTCTTAACTTCAAGGTTTAGTGGGAAACTAACAAAAACACAACCTATAGTGGACTACTTAGTATCACTAAACCATCAAGGAGAA AGCCTGATGATCAGTGATACCCTTAGTTCTGCTGCAAAGCTTCAGCTGGCACTGATGGTGGCTGATGGACATCTCTCAGCACTTCCCAAGGATGCCCCTTATCAGGATTTTGAGCCAAA GCTCAAGGAGTGGGGTTTTGAGAGAGGATGGGGAGATACTGCAGGAAGAGTGAAGGAGACAATGGGAACTCTATCAGAAATACTACAAGCTCCAGATGCAGTGAATTTGGAGAAGTTTTTTAGCAGGGTTCCTACAATTTTCAATGTTGTGATATTCTCTATACATGGTTATTTTGGACAAGCAGATGTTCTTGGCTTGCCAGACACCGGTGGACAG GTAGTTTACATACTGGATCAAGTTAGAGCTCTTGAAGCTGAGTTGTTGCTCAGAATTAAGCAACAAGGTCTAAATGTAAAGCCTCAGATTCTTGTA GTCACAAGGCTCATCCCTGATGCTCAAGGAACCAAGTGTAATCAGGAGTTGGAACCAATCATTGATACCAAACACTCCAACATTCTACGAGTTCCTTTTCACACAGATAAAGGAATCTTGCGCCAATGGGTCTCTCGCTTTGACATTTATCCTTATCTTGAGAGGTTTACTAAG gATGCCACAGTCAAGATTCTCAACCTCATGGATGGAAAACCAGATCTTATTATTGGAAATTACACTGATGGGAATTTGGTAGCATCTCTTATGGCTAACAAACTTAGGATAACTCAG GGAACTGTTGCACATGCTTTAGAGAAGACTAAGTATGAAGATTCAGATGTCAAGTGGAAAGAATTAGATCCCAAGTATCACTTCTCTTGTCAATTCATGGCTGATACAATTGCAATGAATGCATCAGATTTCATCATAACCAGCACCTATCAGGAAATTGCAGGAag CAAAGATAGACCAGGACAATATGAAAGTCATGCTGCATTTACACTCCCAGGGCTGTGTAGGGTTGTTTCAGGGATAAATGTATTTGATCCCAAGTTCAACATAGCTGCACCTGGAGCTGACCAGTCTGTCTATTTCCCTTACACAGACAAAGTCAAAAGACTCACTCAATTTTTTCCTGCCATTGAAGACCTGTTGTACAGTAAAGTGGATACCAATGAGCATAT TGGATATCTAGAAAACAGGAGAAAACCTATAATCTTCTCAATGGCAAGGTTTGATGTTGTGAAGAACTTGACCGGTTTAGTTGAGTGGTATGGGAATAACCAAAGACTGAGAAAGATGGTGAACCTTGTCATAGTTGGAGGCTTCTTTGACCCTTTGAAATCCAAAGATAGGGAGGAAATGACAGAGATAAGAAAGATGCATGATTTGGTAGCAAAGTATCAACTCAAGGGTCAATTCAGATGGATTGCTGCACAAACTGATCGATATCGAAATGGAGAGCTATACCGCTTCATTGCTGACACAAAGGGAGCTTTTGTGCAGCCTGCTTTGTATGAAGCATTTGGTCTCACTGTCATTGAAGCTATGAACTGTGGTTTGCCTACTTTTGCTACCAACCAAGGAGGTCCAGCAGAAATCATTGTTGACGGGATCTCCGGCTTCCACATTGATCCTCACAATGGAGAAGAATCAAGCAACAAAATTGctgatttttttgaaaaatgcttaCAAGATTCAGCACATTGGAATAGAATTTCAGCAGCCGGATTGCAACGCATAAATGAATG CTATACATGGAAGATCTATGCAAACAAGATGTTGAACATGGGGAGCAGTTATACCTTCTGGAGGCGGGTgaataatgaacaaaaagagGCAAAGCAAAGATACATCAAGATGTTCTACAATCTTATGTACAAGAATTTG GTGAAGACTGTACCTGTTCCAAATCATGAACCTCAACAACCACAACCAGTGGTGTCCAAGAAGCAAAGTGTCAAAAAACAAGGCACAAG CAAACGTTCACAGTCTGGATTGCAAAG CTTATTTGGAGCTTAA